The stretch of DNA GGGCTACTTGTGGGCCTTGAGGGGCTTGATTAGTACTTAACATTACTCCTGCACCAACCCCTATTACTGCAATGATAGCGACCATTGCTATTAATAAAGGTTTAGCTATTGGTAATTTCATTTATATCACCTTAATGTTTATTTAAATTCCCAAAAAAAGAAAAAAAAGGGGAGAATTTAAAATTTTTATTTAACTAAAGTATCTCTGGTTGTTTCCTTCGTTCAGTTCTGGCATTTTGTAGTAAGGGTCTACTATGACGTATCCTTTACTGAAAGCTCCGTTAATTACCACGTCTTTAGTTGATCCAGCGTTTACAGTTCCTCCGTTTAGGTGTATTGTTCTGTATGTACCGTCAGTTTTTCTTACAACAAATTTGACTAATAAGCTGTTTGCATTGGTTAAACCGATGTTTTCAATGGTTGCAGTGGTTTTGTCAGCCTGTTTGTTGATTGCTTTAACTCTGACATCTGGTAACATAATAGCGTTATAAGCTTGTACACCTGAAGCAGTTCCACCTATGTATAATCCACCAAATAACATTGGTTTTGCAGTTGTAGCTGCGTCTGTTATTGGTGTTGCGTTAGTTCCGTCTTCTCTGTTGAGTATAACGACTTTGTTATCATTTGAAACAATTACGTAAGCTCCTTTTACTA from Methanobacterium veterum encodes:
- a CDS encoding outer membrane protein assembly factor BamB family protein; translation: MQIKRQGLFIALVICLIASMGSAAAFTQAWNSGTGQPKYITSDGVNMYAAEGNNLDCVSPTGSSIWTVAHAVADNGSCLKVGKYVFLGEGNNVLALNKADGSTKWTATDPLGSGQAPKYILVKGAYVIVSNDNKVVILNREDGTNATPITDAATTAKPMLFGGLYIGGTASGVQAYNAIMLPDVRVKAINKQADKTTATIENIGLTNANSLLVKFVVRKTDGTYRTIHLNGGTVNAGSTKDVVINGAFSKGYVIVDPYYKMPELNEGNNQRYFS